In Scophthalmus maximus strain ysfricsl-2021 chromosome 5, ASM2237912v1, whole genome shotgun sequence, the sequence TCAGTCGGGACCGGTGTCGAACAGGGCGccgcagacagacacacgctgCAGCGGGATGAAGACCATCTAGAGGCGGTTAGTCGGCGCCGTGGACCCTCGCTTATTTATCCGGGACTTTAAATagcctcgccccccccccccccccccctgcatccACACAGCGCCAAAGTCAAGTTAAACACGAACACGTCATTCTGCATCCGGTTGGTTGCAACAACGCGACTGGCTCCGGAGCTGCCAGAGATATAAAAGTTAGCTAgttgacttatttttttattcattttttttttagaataagattttaatacaattaataacattttaaaacggtttttttttttgcagtaccCGTAagtacctttttgtttttttttctgtttcacgtTCATCTATCAACTGCTGTGGTGGTTTTCGTCAGTTAGCTTAAATATTTTTGCTAAAGCTAGCAGCTAGTTAGCGTAACTTAGCTTAGCGTAAAGACTCGAAGCTGCTAGCTAGCTCTGTCCAAGGGACAAAAGTGAAAATCACTTAACACACCGCTCCTCATTGGTTCAATCGAAATTGAAGCGTAACTCATCGGAAactggaaatacaaaaacagcCTTTGCTGTGCTtgataaactttaaaaaaaaaattttttactgtttatatttttaactaCCTAGCATGTGCCGTTAGAGAATACCTGTTGCTATACTTGTTGTTGCTAACTGAGagaactttttaaattttttttttaaaaaatgtcttattttgaaagctTATTTCCGGTTTCGCTCTATCTAACGCTCGCCAACTCGACATCTTGCGCTGGAATCCCGCGGCTCTTTCTAGAAACACTGAAGCACCGAGGCGCGTCACTCACTAAACCGGGCTCCTTCACCTCATCATCCAGGTGAGGGGTGAGAAAAGTCCCGCTCTTTGTGTCTCATGTAAGTGATAAACAAGGTGACACCACCAGACTGTAAACTGACAGCTGGACCtacagtggggggaaaaaaaaaaaatcacagcaatcACTATGACAAAGGCTCATTTAACTCACTCTTTATTTCCACAGACACAAGGGAGGACCGGGCAGACAGGGCAACTGGCCAGGGCCCCCACCCCCAAAAGTCCCGGGTTTACTCCAGGTCATTTGGATCAACACACAATTTAATTAAATGGATAAATTAACTATGACGTCTTTTTACCTTTTGCTTAACCATAAAATGTCTTTGTATAAGTCGTTTTTCACGTGGAATACCTGGCTATATGAGATTATGATGGGAATTCTTCACGTGAGGAACCGTTTCACACATGATAAACATGTTATGTGTTTCTTAGGTGACAGACTCAGTTGTCGTCTGTAAATTCTTTATGACACCATAAAACAATTTGATACATATGAGAAAACAATGTCAGACATCCGACTGATTAATAACTAAATAATTTCTTGAAAAAGATAATTGTAGATGTTATATGAATATAGAAGTAGCAAAAATGCACAACGAGCCATTGGACTGTGAAAGGCAGATCATGaatggtagtgtgtgtgtgtgtgtgtgtgtgtgtgtgagagagagagagagagagtgtgtgtaggCTTATTATCCAGAACATTCCTATTGTATCCAATTGGCTCCACACATCAAACTAAAGGTTGAGTTTTTCTCAGTTCCATAATTACGTACATTTCTATCTACTTGTctattatttgtttattatctATTGTTATTACAATCACCCTGGAAACTCTGTCACCAGGTCCACAAATAGAGGAGTGGGGCCCAGACAGTGATGATTGAAAATGATGATGGGGGCTTTGCTGTGGTCGCCTCTTCTGCagccacagcgccacctgctgctccacagaGGAAGTGGAAATTGCTTCTCTCTTTGAGCCAACGACAAGAGCTCTGACACTGCATCGACTGCATGAGTCAGCGTCTGTGCAATAAGGCTGCAGGGTGATAAACTCTGCTCATCACCGAAGCTTTATCTCTCTCCTTTCAAAAGAGGACCTGCAGCGGATAAAGCAGCCTGgcatattcatcttttttttcttcctatacAACCCTGAATATGGATCAGTTTCGAGGGTTATTCGTTAAACTGgaccaaaacaaagatggatTCGTATCAGTGGCAGAGCTGCACAACGAGATGAGGACACATGGGATCATCTCCGCAGATGCCAAGGCCCAggtaacattttcatcatcttaCTTTTTCCCAAACCTGTATTTATGTTCATGACCCTCATTCAATTATTGCATTCATTTccattgattcatttgtttcccCTCCTAGAATATCATTGATTCTTATGACAAAGACCACGACGGCCTTTTGAATTATGAAGAGTTCCTCAGCTATATGATggccagagagaggaagtggaaaatTCACTTTCATGACCTTGACAAGAACAAGTGTGGTGAGTAGTTACAGTATGAGTCCTACCGcttattaaagaaaatgttaatatttctcAATGAAACAGTTGAAATGCTAGGCTGTTAAATAACACTGCctataaacacaaatatgtgcTCATTTGTTTTTCGAAGAATTACGCCTGCAGTTTTATTCTCCTGCAGAATATGGTTATGTGCTCTACTACTGATCTAGAAGATGTGTAGTTCCACCTGGGCATATTCTTTTTAAACTACTGTAAATGCTCGTTCTTTTTCTGGCAATAAACGCTGTTTTCAAGGTCaaacaagaaagagagacagaaagacgtGCAAACACGAGACTTGTTTATAGTACACCACAGACATGACACTGAGCAGAGCTACAGTCAGAGTGCACAGTGTCACTCCCCAGAGAGACGTTGAGCGCAGCCATCGACTGGACAGTGTTGCAGAAATGAACTGGAAGATCAAGTcccggtgtgtgtttgtattgtaaTTCTGTGCATTTCTTCTCCGATCAGGGGCAATTGACCAGGAGGACATCATATGTTTGTTTAAGGAGTTAGGAGTGGTCATTTCAAAGccgaatgcaaaaaaaattatacaaatgtaAGATTTTTTTGCCAACTACTATACCTCATGGATTAATTGTTACATTTGAACAAATGCTTATTGCCCCCATAAAGTGACATTAGGTTCAAACTGGGTTTAAAATATACTGATGTGAtggacatttcacatttcacatttcactcaGTTTTATAGTGAAGATTCTGctatcaaaaaatgtaattgattacTTTGTTGATTAATAATAGTCAGGTTGCCAGATTGTAAGACCATACTTTTTTCCTGCTATATATGGATTCAGTCCTTTTGTAGAGAATCCACTGACTTACTAATGTTTCTTTTGTAACTGCAGACTTGTTAGTTGGAAAATCCACAACTGTTTAATTAATGATGGTTGGAACATAAGAAGGAAACAACATATCTTTAGTTTATGTCAGCATTCTGTGACCAATCAACTCATTTATCAATATTAGAGACACTACTGGCAACCTTTACTAGCATATGCGCTTGTGTAAAGTGATACTAGGATCGTGTTTTAGACACAATTTGACACTCTCACTCACAATCTGTACATTGTGATGAAACAAACGAGTCACACGGTGAACATATGgacatttgttgtgtttgctgatGCCAGGATGGACGAGGACAGTTCGATGACGGTGGACTGGGGTGAATTCCTGCACCATGTCATCCTCAACCCCGTGGACAGCATCGGGGAGCTGGTGACCTCATGGAAACACCAGCTGGTAAGAAGAGCTGGTCGAGCGGTGTCTCTTGCTCCTGATGGCTTGTTGACGGGAGTGTCTGTACACTTAAgcatacatatacagtataataacgCAATGATTAAAAACAGAGGGCGATGAATGTGATCTGTCGTTTGTCCGTCTGCAGGTTTTTGATGTCGGGGAGAGTCGTGCGATGCCCCTCGAGTTCCCCGAAGAGGCGTCTGGTTTTGGTGCGTGGAGGTCGTTTGTTGTGGCAGCAGGACTGGCAGATGCCGTATCCCGGACTGTGACGGCGCCCATCGACCGCCTCAAGACCCAACTCCAGGTCAGGTCTACGAACATCTGCATGGTTCTGATTAAACCGTTTTAATAGTGATGCACCTTTAAGGTTCTTGACAAgttctcactttttctttttcaaacaccTTTTTGCGCGACACTGAGCGACAGGGCTTCTCACACGTTTTTTTAGATGTCTAGGTGCACTACCATTTAGTGTATCACTGTATACCAG encodes:
- the slc25a24l gene encoding solute carrier family 25 member 24, like isoform X4 — its product is MDQFRGLFVKLDQNKDGFVSVAELHNEMRTHGIISADAKAQNIIDSYDKDHDGLLNYEEFLSYMMARERKWKIHFHDLDKNKCGAIDQEDIICLFKELGVVISKPNAKKIIQMMDEDSSMTVDWGEFLHHVILNPVDSIGELVTSWKHQLVFDVGESRAMPLEFPEEASGFGAWRSFVVAAGLADAVSRTVTAPIDRLKTQLQVHGSKAFSQGFHEMRAGGLRSMWQGNAVNVLKGTPQSTLQCLIYAQLKVYTQNRTQETLTVQQRFGLGCVSGAVAHAAFYPLEVLKVRLNLQQAGTYNGMAACARSIYRHESLSSFYRGFKPSILCMIPYAGMECAVHQFRGLRLWTNDQLPTGSDPHSAASASFQLRITSGFRCF